A part of Miscanthus floridulus cultivar M001 chromosome 6, ASM1932011v1, whole genome shotgun sequence genomic DNA contains:
- the LOC136459013 gene encoding receptor-like protein 51, translating to MDAAALFLSRLLLPLLVVAAIAGAAPLDPQQLLALRALGLGAHPRADPCGAGAVVGAVNASCDAGAPFRRVTSLALTNCSGTTSVSAAALEALAPSLRALAFSDCPAAPPRALPPEQLASGLQAFSCTASLHRLSAVWLSHLTNLTELTVADTPLATGSPTELAVVVSHMEHLTRLTISNANLSGFLPHHWHCPNLTHLDLSGNRITGAIPDTLTLLAGITHINLSSNVLNGPIPTSIGDLISLTTLDLSNNTLSGGIPDTLSTLPELEVLNLGSNRLNGSIPLFLAEMRGLRELKLENNDFDGMVPFTAKFLSRLRVFRAAGNGKLCYNRSVLSAEIAVGVAPCDKYGFPVLPPPATARSERSADYDDGGGDGEAETGADTRGGPSATVLGVAIGLSCLAFLVILLVCICKVCR from the coding sequence ATGGACGCCGCTGCCCTCTTCCTCTCTcggctcctcctccccctcctcgtcgTCGCGGCCATCGCGGGCGCGGCGCCACTGGACCCGCAGCAGCTGCTGGCGCTGCGCGCGCTCGGCCTGGGCGCGCACCCGCGCGCCGACCCCTGCGGCGCGGGCGCCGTGGTGGGGGCCGTGAACGCTTCCTGCGACGCGGGGGCGCCGTTCCGGCGCGTCACGTCGCTCGCCCTCACAAACTGCTCCGGCACCACCTCCGTCTCGGCCGCGGCGCTCGAGGCGCTCGCGCCGTCGCTCCGGGCGCTGGCATTCTCCGACTgcccggccgcgccgccgcgagcTCTGCCCCCGGAGCAGCTGGCGTCCGGGCTCCAGGCGTTCTCCTGCACCGCCTCGCTCCACCGCCTCTCCGCCGTGTGGCTCTCTCACCTCACCAATCTCACAGAGCTCACCGTCGCGGACACGCCCCTCGCCACGGGCTCCCCCACCgagctcgccgtcgtcgtctcCCACATGGAGCACCTCACCCGCCTCACCATCTCCAACGCCAACCTCTCTGGCTTCCTCCCGCACCACTGGCATTGCCCCAACCTCACTCACCTCGACCTGTCTGGCAACCGCATCACCGGCGCCATCCCAGATACCCTCACGCTCCTCGCCGGCATCACACACATCAACCTCAGCTCCAACGTTCTCAACGGGCCCATCCCCACCTCCATCGGCGATCTCATTTCACTCACCACCCTGGACCTGTCCAATAACACACTCTCCGGTGGCATCCCCGACACCCTCTCTACGCTGCCGGAGCTGGAGGTGCTCAACCTGGGCTCCAACCGGCTCAACGGCAGCATACCGCTGTTCCTGGCCGAGATGCGGGGGCTAAGGGAGCTCAAGCTCGAGAACAACGACTTCGACGGCATGGTGCCGTTCACCGCCAAATTCCTGTCCAGGCTGCGTGTTTTCAGGGCCGCCGGGAACGGCAAGCTGTGCTACAACCGGTCCGTACTGTCCGCCGAGATCGCCGTGGGCGTGGCGCCGTGCGACAAGTACGGGTTCCCGGTGCTGCCGCCCCCGGCCACGGCGCGGTCGGAGCGAAGCGCGGactacgacgacggcggcggggaCGGAGAGGCGGAAACCGGCGCCGACACGAGGGGTGGACCCAGCGCAACGGTGCTCGGGGTGGCCATTGGGCTGTCCTGCCTGGCGTTCCTGGTCATCTTGCTCGTTTGCATCTGCAAGGTGTGCCGCTGA
- the LOC136461005 gene encoding uncharacterized protein — MDGGSSLNIMYAETLDAMGINRARIRPTGAPFHDIMSRKQAMPLGQIDLPITFGSPSNYRTETLTFKRAYECEVESCELATATLASEELTAIGKDITKGAPDAKRAAGSFEPTENIKEVLVDPYNSADKMVRIGIALSPK, encoded by the exons atggatggaggcagcagcctcaacatcatgtacgccgagacgctcgacgccatgggcatcaacCGAGCGCGTATTCGGCCGACCGGAGCACCTTTCCACGACATCATgtctagaaagcaggccatgccacttggtcAGATTGatttgcccatcacctttgggtctccatccaactataggacagagaccctcaccttcaaa agggcctacgagtgcgaggtcgagagcTGCGAGCTCGCTACGGCAACCCTAGCTTCTGAGGAGCTCACAGCCATCGGGAAGGACATCACTAAAGGGGCACCCGACGCAAAGCGGGCGGCTGGATCCTTTGAGCCTACGGAGAACATTAAGGAGGTCCTCGTCGACCCCTACAACTCTGCTGACAAGATGGTGCGTATCGGCATTGCCCTCTCCCCCAAGTAG